GCGAGTATGGAACTTGAACCCCAAGTTCTGGTACCCGAGGCCCTTATAGCCACAAGTGGGGGCATCGGTTTCACTTTATTTCCTCAACGTGTTTGAGGGTAAAAAGAATACACCCGTTCGAGGTTACCTCCTTCGTGGCCTGGACACGCAGCAGCATCCAGGACTCGCGATGGTCCGACCACACCCGGGCGAGGCGGTTCATGTGTTCGATGGCAGGCGATTCGTCGTACATGCTGACTCCACCGTCTTCCCGGAGCGACCCGCGCGAGCAAACCCGATCCCAGGAATCCCATGAAATTACAGGCACTTTTCTTTTTTGCCTCCGCGCAATTGCGCTTCCTTGCCGGGTGAGCGGAGGCGCGCCCACCGCACGGAGGCTATCATGGAGGGGAGTTTGCCCGCATGATACGAAAAGGGCTGAGGATCGCCGGAGGAATCGGACTCGTGCTGCTGGGCGTGGCAGGTCTGCTGCTGCCCATTATGCCCGGATGGGTGTTCCTGATTCCCGGCCTCGTGATCCTGGCCGACTACTTCCCGCCGATACGGCGCCTGGTCGACTGGGCCAAGGCCAAAGCGACCGGCAACAGCGGTGTTACGGGCGGCGCCGGCGACGCAAACCGAACACCAGGGAATGGGTAGAGACGCCCGGACGCCCGAAGATATAGCCAGTCGAAATCTCCCGCAAGTGATTCCAACGAAAGGCTTGACTCGCGGGCCCGTTTCAGTACAATTGGTGATCGAGGGGCCGTCGGAAACGCGCCGCAGCGATTATGTTCAAAACAAAAAAAAGCCGTCCTGAACCGAGGGAAGGGGAAACGTCCTGGTCGTCGAGCGAGGTCGCGAAGCTTGGCGGTGTGAGCCTCCGGCAATTGCAATGGTGGGATGAACAGAAGGTCGTCTCGCCGCGCCACGAAGGGCATCGCCGCGTCTATTCGGCCGCGGAGGTGGTTGAGATCGCGGTGATCGCTGAGCTGAGGCGGAAGGGCTTTTCTCTCCAGAAGATCCGGCGGGTGGTGCGGTACCTGCAACGGGAGATGGGCAAGCGTCTGGACGAAGTGCTCACAGGCGGCTCCGAGATGCACCTGCTCACCGACGGCAAGACGATCCATCTCGAAGACAGCGAGCGGCGCGTGATCGACGTGCTGAAGGCGGCCAAGCAGGCGATGTTCCTCGTGAGCGTGAGCGATCAGGCCCGCCGCGTGACGCAGTTGCAGCGAAAGCCGGCCAAGCGCGAGACGGGACTGCAGGGCGTGCGGCGTTTGAAGACGGCCGCCAACTAGCCGGCACGGGGCGGGGCGCCCTCGGGGCCGGAAGAAATTCGTCCCCCCACCTCCGTTGCGCCAGCGATCCGGCCATCCGTTCGTGCTATCAAGAAGGGATGAAAACCTACCCTTCCCCCCTCCGTTTACTAGTGTTTCCAATCCTCGCCGGATCCCTGCTCGCGCAAGGCCCGGATATGAAGACTCTCATGGGCGGCGCGCAGGCCCTGCAGGCGCAAGTCGCCGGTGTGATCGTAAAGTCCGCCGAGAAGATGCCGGAGGAGAACTTCGCGTTCAAACCGACTCCGGACGTCCGGTCCTTCGGCGCCATCCTCGGGCACATCGCCGACGCCCAGTACACGTTCTGTTCGGCGGTGAGCGGTGAGAAGAATCCGGCCCTGGGAATCGAAAAGTCGAAAACATCGAAAGCGGACCTGACGCAGGCGCTCAAGGACGCCTTCGCCTTCTGCCAGAAAGCGTACGCGATTTCCGATTCCGACGCCGGGGGAACCGTCAAGTTCTTCGGCGGAGAGCGCACCAAGCTGAACGTGCTCTCGTTCAACACGAGCCACAACTTCGAGCACTACGGGAACCTGGTCACCTACATGCGCATGAAGGGCCTCGTACCGCCCTCGAGCGAACGTCGCTAGCCGCATCCCCCGCTTGCCTACGGAAGCCCGCGGAGCTCGATGAGATCGTGCAGCCGGCCCTGGGGCTTCCTCCCAACCCGCTGCTGCTCGTAGGGTCCGCAGACGCAGCGGTAATCGCAAATGTCGCAATGATCCTGGTTCGGGGCCGCCGGAAGGAACCCTTTCTCGATCGCGGCCTCGATCAGGTCCAGCGCCTGCGCGATGCGCTGGCGGGCGGTGTCGCTGAACGGGATTTCGAGTTCGCGGTATCCGCCGCGTTGCGTGCAATAGTAGAGCCGCCCGCGATCCACCGGGCGGCTCAATTTCTTTTCGGCCGCCAGGGAGTAGAGCAGCGGCTGGAGAACGGCGCCGCCGCCGACATAGGCGGGCGGCTTCTCCGGCTGGCGGCCGGTCTTATGATCGGTGACGCGGAGCGCCCCGCCGGCGGCCGGCTCCTCGATCAGGTCAATGGCGCCCCGCAGTTTCACACGGTCGGCCACCACCAGATCTTCGAACTCGAGTTCGGTGTGGAGCGGCCGCCACTCGGAATCGTTGATGGCCGCCTGGCGTAGCCAGCCCCGAAGATCCCCGCGCAGGTCGTCCACTTCGCTGCGCCACACGCGGGCGATGGCCGGGGCGAGTTGCTCCTCATAGCGCGCCGCCGTGGTCTCGAGGATGCCCTCGGCCAGCCCGATGGCCTCGTCGAGCCGCGCGCGGTTGAGCGGCGTCCAACCGCGCTGGCGCATTTCGTCGAACAGGTCTTTCTGGACTTCGTGGAACAGCGCCCCACGGGTCAGCGGGTCCATCTGTTCGAGCGGTTCGGACTCCTCGCGCCGCCGCAGCCGATGGATCGCGTACAGGAGGAACTTGTAGGGGCAGGCGGCGTATTGCTGCAGCGCTGTGGCCGAGTAGGCCGCCTCCTTCAGCCGCCTGGAGTCGAGCGCCTGCCGCGTGGTTTCGTCTGGATCGACGATTCCGTCGGCGTCGGACCAGCGATGGCTCCAGCGCTTCCATCGCCCGCGGAGCGAGCGTGCGAGGTGGGCGTTTGCCTCCACGAGGTAGCTCGCCGTTCCGCGCGCCTCGCCTTCCGGCAGGGCGAGCACGCGGTCGAGCGTGGCGAGATCGTATTCCGCGCTGTCGATGGCGTCGGCCGGGTCCTTCGGCGCGGGCCATCCCAGCTGGGAGGGAGCCGCTGCGGCCAGCCGCTTTTCGAACTCGCGCAGATCGGGCAGGCGGCCCTCGGCGGCGCGAAGCACTTCCAGCGCGTAGAAAGATGGCACGCGCGGGCGGGACTGTGCGACATCGATGCGTGGATAGGACGCCACCAGCCGCGAGCCGGCCGCGGCGGCGGCGCGCAACAGCAGGCGCTCTTCGGCCACGCGCGTATCCTGCACGTCGAGCCCCGGCGACAGGGCGGTGCGGTAGACGTCGAGCAGCAGCGGATCCTCCTGGGCTCGGCGCGGAAACAGGCCCTCCGCCAGGCCCGGCAGGTACACCACGTCGAAATGGCGTCCACGCGCCTGCTCCACCGGGGCGACGAAGACGCGGCCGTAGCGCCGCACCGGTGGGTCGTTGCGCAGAAACCGCAGCCGTTCGCGCAGCACCCCAAATACCTCGATCAGCTCCACCGGGCCGACCGTCGCCATGGGCCGCAGCTCCCGAAGCACGGCGACTACCGATTCGGGCGACTTCAGCGCGGTCTCTGCGAGCGCGGTGAGGCGATCGATCCAGGCCTCCCACGTCCACGCCGCGGCGCCGAGCTCGCCGAGGATATCAACCAGCGGCAGCGCGAATCCGCGGAGCCGACGCAATTGGGAGCCGCGCCTCTCGAGCCGTTCGCGGGCGGCGTCGTCCTCGGCGGCCACTTCGCGGATCTGCAGGGCGATCTCGCTGTCGAGCCCGTCGAGCCGGCGAGCCCAGCGTTCGCGTCCGCCCACGACCGAGGCGTCCACGAGGAGGCGTTCCCAGGCGGCGGGCGCGGCGAAGGACCGTTCCGGTTCCGGTTCCGCCTCCGCGGCGATTGGATCGGCGCGTTCAAACTCGGCCAGCACTTCGTCCTGTACGGCGACGCGATAGCGCTGGCGCCGCTCGGGGGCGCCAGCGGCGTCGAGCGGCGGCGCCTGCGCGAGTGACAGATACTCGGCGAAACGCGATGCGGCGCAATCTTCCATCGCGCATTGCAGCAGGGCGAGAAAGGCTCGGCCGGAGGCGTCCGGGCGCGCGGTGCCGCGATGGAACCAGGCCGGGATCCCGGCGCGGCGCAGCGCCTCTTCGACGAGCGGCTGATAGCGTTCCGGCGAACGGAGCAGGATCGCCATCTGATCGAATGCGAAACCGCGTCCGGCGGCGCGGAGGATGCGGCGGGCGATCTCCACGCATTCGAGGCTGTCGCCGGCGGCGGAGAACATATCGAGCGTCGAATCGGCGGCGCCCCCGGCGGCGGTGACCGGGCCAAACAACTGCCGGCGGGCGCGCCCGAGGGTGGTGCCCGAGATGTCGGCGATCTCCTCGGGATCGTTCCTCAGAATCTCCCGCCACGCGGCGATGCTTTCGTGATCGGATTCGAGAGCCGCCACGAAAACCGCCGGCGACGCGCCGATGAGCCGGGCGATGAACTGCCGGCGCAGAGAACCGCGCAAAGGCGCGTCGAGCACCAGGAGCGGCAGGCCGAGATAGCGGTGCGACTCCACCGAAGCGGCGGCGCGAAACACCTCCGCCAAGTCCGCCAGTGACTGCTGTCGCAACTGGTCGCCCCAGGCCGCGTGGAGCCGGGCGAGATCGGCCACCGGGCCGGCGGCGCCTTCCGGGCGGACCTGCTCGATTCGAAGCTCAGAAATGGTTCGCGCGAGGCAGCCGACGAAGCCGGGCGTGGCGGCCACCGGCTCGAAGTAGGCGAGCTGCCCGGCGCGATGCAGGCCGTGCGCCACGCGGGCGGCCAGTGCCTCCTGGCTGAGGCCGCTCATGGGAGTGAGCCCTTCGGCGGCAAGCGGCGCGGCGGCCATGTGCGCGGCGGCCTGGGTCAAGGTGAGCGATTGAACGCCGAGGAATCCGCCTTCCGGGGCCGCCGCCGCGCGCACGAAATCGTCGGCCGCGCCGCGCGACGGTGCGATCGCAAGCACCTGGCCGGCATCGAGCACTTCGCGCGACCGGAGGAATTCGGCGGCCGGCCGGTGAAGGTCCAGGTTCGAAGCGGCCGCCACGAGGCGGCGGGTCACGCCTTGCCGCCGCTGGCGCGCTTCCTCGGCATTTCGGTGATATTGGCCGGGGCTTCCTCTTCGGCCTCGGCGGCGGCGGGCGGCTTCTTCAGCGCGGAGAGGCTGCTCTTCAGCGCCGCCATGATGTCAACGACGGGCGCGAGTTCCTGCTCCACGGGCGCCGCCACCACTTCCTCGCCGGCGATCTTGGCGTCGATCATCTTGCGGAGCGTGTCGCGGTAGGTGTCCTTGAACTTTTCGGGATCGAAGTGCGCCGCCAGGGCCTCGACGAGGTGCTTCGCCATCGCGAGTTCCTTGTCCTGGACGAGTCCGTCGTTGGTCCGGAACTCGTCAAGCGCCCGGACCTCGTCCTGGTAGTACATGGTGTGCAGGATCATCCCGTGACGGCCGGGGCGCATCAGCACGACGTGCTCGCGGCTATGCATGGCGATCTTCGCGATGGCGAGGTAGCCGGTCTCGCGCATGGCCTGGAAGAGCAGCGTGTAGGCCTTCTCGCCGGCTTCCTCGGGCGTGAGGTAGTACGAGGTTTCGAAGTAGACGGTATCCACCTCCTCCGCCTTCACGAACTCGACGATCTCCATCACGCGGGCCGATTTCGGCTGGATTTTCTTCAGATCCTCCTCGTCGATCACCACGTAGCGGCCCTTGTCGTACTCGTAGCCCTTCACAAGCTCCGACCGCGACACCGGCGCGTCCTCGGCTTGGCAGTAGAGCACCTGCTTCACGCGGGAATGATCCTTCTTGTGAAGCTGGTTAAAGCTGATGGTCTCGCTGCGCGCCGCCGCGGTGAGCTTGACCGGGATCGACACCAGGCCGAACGTGATGTGGCCTTTCCAGATAACCGATGCCATAGGGGATGAATGCCTCGGCCTAGAGGTAGCACAGCGTTCGCACCCGGCGCAATCGCGTTATCATTCCCCCCATGGAGTCCCAGAACTTTTCGAACCACGCGCAGCTCGTGACCGGGTACCACAAGATACTGCTGCCCGTGCTTCTCCTCACCTTCATCGGCTCTTGCGTCAACCTGTATATGTCGCTCGGCGACCATCAGCGGCTCTACAGCGCGTCCCTGCTGGTGGTGCTGTCGGCGTGCCTTATGGCGCTGTCGATCTATGCGCGCGTGTTCGCGCTGAAGGCGCAGGACCGGGCCATTCGCGCCGAAGAAAACCTCCGCCACTACCTGCAGACCGGCAAGCTGCTGGATGCGCGCCTTTCGCCGCAACAGATCGTGGCGCTGCGCTTCGCCTCCGACGGCGAGTTCGCGGCCCTGGCGGCGCGCGCGGCCGAGTCCGCGATGGCTCCGGTGGAGATCAAGAAAGCCGTCACCGCCTGGCGCGCGGATCTGTACCGCGCGTGATGGCGTGGCAGCCCACGCTCGGCGCGGTTCATTCGGCCGGATTGACGGCCTTTCGCGTTTGGGCTCCGGACGCCCGTTCGCTCGAATTGGAAACGGGCGGCGCTCGCCACGCGATGGCGCGGGAGCCGGACGGGTGTTGGTCTATCCGTCTTCCCGTCGGTCCGGGCACGTTGTACCGTTACGCCCCGAACGGCGATGGCCCCTTCCCGGATCCGGCCTCCCGGTTCCAGCCGGAAGGCGTCCACGGGCCGTCGCAGGTGGTCTCGCGCGAGTTCCCGTGGACCGACGATGCCTGGGCGAACCTTCCGCGCGAGCGGCTGGTGATCTACGAGTTGCACACCGGCACGTTCACCCCGGAAGGCACTTTCGCCGCCGCTGCCGTCAGGTTGCCCTACCTCCGCGACCTCGGCGTCACCGCCGTGGAACTGATGCCGGTCTCGGCGTTCCCCGGCCAGCGCAACTGGGGCTACGACGGCGTGCAGCCCTTCGCTCCCGCGGCCTGCTACGGCGCCCCGGAGGACATGAAGGCGTTCGTCGACCGCGCCCACCGTCTCGGCCTCGCGGTGTTCCTGGACGTGGTCTATAACCACTTCGGGCCGGACGGCGCGTATCAGGGCGCTTATTCGAAACACTATTATTCAGACCGGCACGGCAGCCCGTGGGGAGAGGGGATCAACTTCGACGGTCCGCACGCGGATGGAGTTCGGCGGTACGTCCTCGAAAACGTGCGCCACTGGGTGGGAGACTTTCATCTTGACGGTCTCCGGCTTGACGCGACACACGCGCTCATCGACCTTTCGCCGGTGCACATCCTCGCCGACATCGCGCGCACGGCCCGGGAAACCGGCCGGCCCGTGCATATCATTGCCGAAGACGACCGAAACGAACGAAGGCTGCTCGACCCGGCGCCCGCCGGCGGATACGCGCTCGACGGCGTTTGGGCTGACGACTTCCATCACCAGATTCGCGTGCGGCTGAACGGCGACCGCGACGGTTACTTTGCCGATTTCGACGGGGCCGCGCCGTCGATCGCCCGCGCGCTCGCCGACGGCTGGTTCTACTCGGGGCAGCGTTCGGAAAGCCGCGGCGCGCCGCGCGGTACAGATCCGGCCGGGATCGCGAAAGACCGCTTCGTGGTGTGCATCCAGAACCACGACCAGATCGGCAACCGCGCCTTCGGCGACCGCCTCCACCACACGGTGTCCGAAGGAGCGTGGCGCGCGGCCTCGGCGCTGCTGCTGCTCGCGCCGGAGACGCCGCTGCTGTTCATGGGGCAGGAATGGGGCGCGTCAAGTCCGTTTCAGTTTTTCACCGACCACTACGAGGAGTTGGGCAAGCTGGTGACGGCCGGCCGGCGGCGCGAGTTCAGCCGCTTCGAGGCGTTCGCCGGCCCCGCGACGCGCGAACGCATTCCGGATCCGCAGAGCGCCGTGACGTTCGAGCGCTCGAAGCTCGATTGGAGCGAAATCGGCCGCGAGCCGCACGCCGGTCTGCTTGCCTACTGCCGAGCGCTGCTCGCCATCCGCGCCGGCCTGGCCGAACCGCTCCGCCCAAGCGCGCTCGACGCGAATACGATCCTGCTCGAGGGCGCCGTTACGGTCGTGGTGCGGCTCGAGGGCGCCGGAGACGCGGTGCTGCCGGGCGAGTGGAGCGTGAAGCTGGCGTCCGATCCGCGGATCGCGCTTCAGGCGGGCCATGTGGCGTTTCCAGGCCCCGGTGCGGCGGTGTTCGAACGTTCCCTCCGCGAGCCGGTCGGCGCCTAACCGCCCTGCGTCGGAAGGCGCGTGGCGACGAGCAGGTTCGACGGCTTCCGCCCGGAGCCGTAGCCGATATGGAACCCCAGCGGCTTGCGCTCGGAGCGTCCGTAGGCTTCGCGCAGATCCGGCTGCACCATGCGTGCGAAGGACGGGATCGGCCGGTCATAGCCGCCGTAGAGCCGCACCTGCCAGGCGTCGTCGAAGAAGCGGAACGGAATGCCGGTGTCGTCCTGCACGATTGCGGTGCTTCGGGAAAGGATGTGGTCGCGGATTCCGCTGAAGCCCTGCCGGTGGGGCAAGTAGGACGCCGCCTTCAGGAAGGTAGTCACCGTTCCCAGCGATTCCAGATAGGCGCGCAGGGCTTTGTTGCCGTCGAACTTCGGCGAGGAAAGGTCGGCGGAGAAGTACGTCAGCCGGCGGGTCTTATTCTCGTTCTCGCTCGAAAACTCCACCAGCACGCCCGCGATGCCGTCCGTTTCGCTCTTCCGGAGGGAAGCCTTGCCGTCTTCTCCGATCGCCACCTGCGCCACGCCCTGAATGCGGTGGCCAGTGCGAACCAGTTCCACCAGCAGCAACGGCAGCACTCCGTCGGCCGCCCGCCCGCGAAGGTCATTCCGCATTTGGCTGGTGATGAAAAAGCTCGACCGCACCACGGAGCGTAGCGCGTACCGGATGCCGTTCAGCCACTTTTCGCGTTCTTCCGGGGCCAGGAGCTCTTCGCGTGGCAGCGCGCCCGGAGGTTCGAGCCCCACCAGCACGTAGCCCTCCTTGCGCGGAAACAGCAGCGTCGCGGTGAGTGCGTCCGGCCCGCCGAACGGGTAGAAAAGCACGCCGGAAGAGAACGGAGATCCGTCCAGCTCCGCTTTCTGGAAGCGCTCGTACCCCGGCAGACGATGACGCCCGGTGTGGGACCACAACTCGTCCATCGCGCCGCGGTGGCGCAGCCATGCCGGATCAGTCTCGGCGGCGAAAAATATGCTCCCATCGCGCGCGGGAAGGCCAGCCAAATAGCGTGCCGCGTCGTCGAACTTCCGGTCGGCGTCCACCGGGAGCGCGGGTTCCTGTGCGGTGACGGGCGGCGCCGGCGAGGAACCGCAGGAGGCGGCGATCGCCAGCACGACGGCTGGGAGAGCGCGGAACAACGGTTGGGCGGACCGGCGCATAAAGGGGGCTTCTCCCCAAGTGTACCGGAGGTTGTTTACGGATTCACTTAAATGTTCTTAGTGCGGCGGCGACTTCAGATCGATCAGGATCAACTCGAACGGTTCGGCCATCTCGCTCTTCTCCGCATGGGTCCCCGGCGTGCCCCACTTCGCCTCGCCGGCTGCGAAATTCGCCTCCGCCGTCGACCCGTCGGGCTGCGTCAGCCGGATCCGCGCCGGCGTGAGCGCCACTGTCACGCGGTTCAATGCGTGGGTGTGCTGCGGGATCGACTGGCCCGGCTTCACCCGCACGCGCATCACGCGAACCTGGTCATTCTCGAACTCGAGCTTGTAGATATCCGGCGCCACCGTTCGCGGGTCCAGCTTTGGCCAACGCATCGCTTTGACGCCCGGGCTGCGTAACTCCACTTCCACGATCTTGTAAGTCGTGCCTCCGGCGTTCTCGCTGGTGTGCATGCCGCCGGCGGGGTCCCAGCGGACGGCGCCGGAGTCGAACTTCACGTCGCGCACCGGTTGCCCCTCATACGCCAGCCGCATCACGCCCGGATTCAGGTGCACCATCACCCGGTTGATGTCGTGCTTGTGCAGCCGGCTCTTCTGGCCGGGCGAGTTCTCGGCCACCACCACGCGGACGAACTCGTTGTCCACTGGAATGGGCCGGGTCTGCGCGGCGAGCGGGATCGCGGCGAGGAGCAGTAGCACGGGTCGCATGGGTATTTCGGATTTTACACGAACTTTACCGCTTGCTGATAACTTCCAAAGCGCCACCGGGCATAATCGCCCCAAGGAGACATCACCTTCATGACCACCAATCGAAAGACCCTCTGCGCCGTGGCCGCTCTCACCGCCGCTGGAATCGCGTGGGGCCAGGTGCCCGCCGTACAGCGCGTGCCCGACGGCCAGATCGCCTGCCACTTCTTCGGCCGCCTCAATTTCGACGCCGACCGCACGGCCCGGTACATCGCCTACTTTTCGCGTATCGCCGGCATCCCGGACACGGCGCTGTTCGCCGGCGAGGAGCAGACCGCGCAGACGGCGAAACTCACCGTCGTTTCGACGCCGCTGCGGGTGAACTTCGTCCGCGACGGGCTGCTGTTCCATGGCAAGCCGTCGCCCGTTTCCGGAGACTTCGTCCTGAACCAGGTCTACTTCAACGAACTCCCCCGTGACCGTGACTTCGCCGAGCCGGATACGTTCCGCAACGGGAGGCTGGTGGCCACCTTCCGGTCCCGCAACGCCCTGCTCTCGGCGATCCCGCTGCTCCAGGCGACCGCCACCGCCGTGCTCGAACTGGTCTCCTCCGACGACTTTTTCGTGCAGGGCCAGCGAGTGAATCTGCGCGACGTGGCGCAGGCGGTGCGGCTCTCCATGACCGGCGGCCCCACGCCGGAAGGCCGTTCCGAAGCGCCGTTTCTCTCCTTCCCGGTAAGCGGCTACGGAACCGTCGTCTCGCCGACGCCGGCGGAGTAGCTGGGGCATTTCGCGCTTCCGCCCGCCCAGCAAGCGCCGCGGGTGCGCATTCCTCGTGGCGCGGGGATTGCATCTACAATGCGGGATGGATGAGCGCCGGCCAGTACTGCACATCGAAGATCTGGAGAAGATCTACCCGATGGGCGCGAATTCGGTCCGCGCGCTAACGGAGGTTTCGCTCGATGTCGAGGCCGGCGAGCTGATCGTGATCCTGGGCCCGTCGGGCTCCGGGAAGTCCACGCTGCTGAATATCCTCGGCGGGCTCGACGTGCCTACCTCGGGTGTCGTCCGCTTCTTTGATCACAATCTCTCCGGCGCCGGCGAGGCCGAACTGACGCGCTACCGCCGGGAGCACGTCGGCTTCGTGTTCCAGTTCTACAACCTGATTGCGAGCCTCACGGCGATCGAGAACGTTGCGCTGGTCACCGATATCGCCGCCAAACCGATGGCCCCTGCCGAGGCGCTGCGGCTGGTGGGGCTCAGCGATCGAACTCATCACTTCCCGGCGCAGCTCTCCGGCGGCGAACAGCAGCGCGTCGCCATCGCCCGCGCCATCGCCAAGCGTCCGGAACTGCTCCTGTGCGACGAGCCCACCGGCGCGCTCGACGCCGATACGGGCCGGACCGTGCTCGGAGCCATCGAGCGCATCCACGCCGATCTCGGCGCCACCACGATCCTCATCACGCACAACGCCGCCATCGCGAGGATGGCGGGCCGCGTCATCCGGCTGAGCGGTGGCCGCGTCGCCGGCATCGAGACCAACGCCACGCCGGCGCATTCCGGGGAAATCACATGGTGAAAACGCCGACCCTGTGGCGAAAGGTGTACCGCGACGCCGCGCGTAATCTCGGACAAGTGGCGGCGGTGGCGGCCGTGATCGGCGCCGGCGTGGCTACGTTCGTCACTATGCGGACCTCCTTCCGCGCGCTCGAACGCTCGCGGACCGTCTACTACCGCGACTACCGGTTCGCCGACGTATTTGCCGGCGTTCGCCGCGCTCCGGAGACGCTGCGGACGAGAATCGAGCGCATCTCCGGAGTGGCCGAGGTCGAAACGCGTCTGGTCTACGCGCTGACGCTCGACGTGCCGGGGCTGGCCGAACCCGCCACCGGCCGGCTGATCTCGGCCGTGCCGGAGCAGAAGCTGAATCGCATCTTCCTGCGCGCGGGCCGGATGCCTCTACCGGAAAGCCGCGACGAGGTGGTGGTGAGCGAAGCCTTCGCGGCGCGCAACGCGATCGCGCCCGGCTCCACGATCGGCGCCGTACTCAACGGCCGCTGGGTGCGGCTGCGTGTCACCGGAATCGGCATCTCCCCCGAGTACGTCTATGAACTCCAGGGCGCGGGCTTCTTCCCGGACCGGCGCTTCGGCGTGATGTGGATGCCGCGCGACGCCATGGAGGCGGCCTTCGCCATGACCGGTGCGTTCAACGACGTTTCCGTGCGCCTGGCGCCTGGCGCGAGCGAAGGCGAGGTGATCCGCCGTCTGGACGCCCTGCTCACGCGCTACGGTTCCCCCGGCGCCTATGGCCGCAAGGACCAGCTGTCCAACCGCTTCGTCTCCGATGAGATCAATGGGGACCGCGTATCGAGCACCGTCGTGCCGCCCATCTTCCTTGCGATCGCGGCCTTTCTTACCTACGTCGTGCTGGCTCGGCTGGTGGCCCGGCAGCGCGATTCCATCGCCACATTGAAGGCGTTCGGCTACGCCAACGGGCCGATCGTCGAGCACTACGTGCTGTTCGCGCTGATCCCGGCCGCGGTCGGCGCGACGGTTGGAATCGGCGCCGGCATCTGGGCCGGCCACCAGCTTGGCCGCGTCTACGCGGAATTCTTCCGCTTTCCGGTGTTCGCATACCGGGCCGACGGGGACGTGATGGCGATCGCGGTCCTGGCCGCGGCGATTCCTTCGGCCGTCGGCGCATGGCTCGCGGTGGGCTCCGTCGCGCGGATGCAGCCGGCCGAAGCCATGCGTCCCGCCTCGCCCGCCGCCTACCGGGCCGGGTGGGTGGAGCAGGTTTCGCGCTTGCTGCCGGTGACGGCGCGGTTCGCCTTGCGGAACATGTCGCGCCATCCGGTGAAAGTGGCGGCCACCGTAGCCGGCATTGGCGTCTCCATCGCCATTCTTATGATTGGCCGCTATTTCTTCGATTCGCTCGAGTACGTGAAATACGTGGAGTTCGCCGTGGTGGAGCGGCAAACTGCCACCGTCGCCTTCAACGAAGTCCGCGAGCCGGGCGTGGAGTCCTCGCTGCATGCGCTGCCGGGGGTGCTACGGGTGGAGCCCTTCCGGACGGTGGCGGTGCGTTTGCGCGCGGGACATCGGGACTATCGCACGGCGATTCAAAGCTTGCCCGCGCGCCCACGGATGCATCGGCTCATCGACTTGCATTTGCGCGTGGTGCCGCTGCCTTACGAAGGCATGGTGATGAGCGCCACGCTCGCCCGCATTCTCAGCGTGCGTCCAGGCGATCGGGTGACGGTGGAGGTTCTCGAAGGGCGGCGGAGGGAGACGGCGGTCCGAGTGGCGGGGCTGGTGGACGAATTGATCGGCGCCAACGTCTACATGGAGATCGGCGCGCTCGGCCGCCTGGTGGGAGACGCGCGCGGCTACTCGGGCGCGCGCATGGAAGCGGACCCGGTGCTTGAAAGCCATCTCTATGCGCGGCTGAAGCAACTGCCGGCGGTGGCCGGCGTGAACGTCCGCGAAGCGATGCTAAAGAGCTTCGACGAGACGGTGGCCGAAAGCCTGCAGATCTCGGTGGGCGTGTTCTCGATCTTCGCGGGCGTGATCGCGTTCAGTATCGTCTATAACAGCGTGAGGATCGCGCTGTCGGAGCGCAGTCACGAACTGGCGTCGCTCCGCGTGCTCGGTTTCACGCGATGGGAGGTTGCCGCGATTCTGCTCGGCGAGCACATGTTTCTTTCGGTATGCGCGATCCCGGCCGGCTTGCTGATGGGGCGCGCGCTGTGCGAAGTGCTGTCGCGCTCGCTCGAAACGGAGCTCTACCGGCTGCCGGTGGTGCTGAGCGGGGAATCCTACGTCTACGCGCTCGGC
This DNA window, taken from Bryobacteraceae bacterium, encodes the following:
- a CDS encoding ABC transporter permease; translated protein: MKTPTLWRKVYRDAARNLGQVAAVAAVIGAGVATFVTMRTSFRALERSRTVYYRDYRFADVFAGVRRAPETLRTRIERISGVAEVETRLVYALTLDVPGLAEPATGRLISAVPEQKLNRIFLRAGRMPLPESRDEVVVSEAFAARNAIAPGSTIGAVLNGRWVRLRVTGIGISPEYVYELQGAGFFPDRRFGVMWMPRDAMEAAFAMTGAFNDVSVRLAPGASEGEVIRRLDALLTRYGSPGAYGRKDQLSNRFVSDEINGDRVSSTVVPPIFLAIAAFLTYVVLARLVARQRDSIATLKAFGYANGPIVEHYVLFALIPAAVGATVGIGAGIWAGHQLGRVYAEFFRFPVFAYRADGDVMAIAVLAAAIPSAVGAWLAVGSVARMQPAEAMRPASPAAYRAGWVEQVSRLLPVTARFALRNMSRHPVKVAATVAGIGVSIAILMIGRYFFDSLEYVKYVEFAVVERQTATVAFNEVREPGVESSLHALPGVLRVEPFRTVAVRLRAGHRDYRTAIQSLPARPRMHRLIDLHLRVVPLPYEGMVMSATLARILSVRPGDRVTVEVLEGRRRETAVRVAGLVDELIGANVYMEIGALGRLVGDARGYSGARMEADPVLESHLYARLKQLPAVAGVNVREAMLKSFDETVAESLQISVGVFSIFAGVIAFSIVYNSVRIALSERSHELASLRVLGFTRWEVAAILLGEHMFLSVCAIPAGLLMGRALCEVLSRSLETELYRLPVVLSGESYVYALGMVILASIFSALLVGRGIWRLDLIAALKTRE
- the treZ gene encoding malto-oligosyltrehalose trehalohydrolase; translated protein: MAWQPTLGAVHSAGLTAFRVWAPDARSLELETGGARHAMAREPDGCWSIRLPVGPGTLYRYAPNGDGPFPDPASRFQPEGVHGPSQVVSREFPWTDDAWANLPRERLVIYELHTGTFTPEGTFAAAAVRLPYLRDLGVTAVELMPVSAFPGQRNWGYDGVQPFAPAACYGAPEDMKAFVDRAHRLGLAVFLDVVYNHFGPDGAYQGAYSKHYYSDRHGSPWGEGINFDGPHADGVRRYVLENVRHWVGDFHLDGLRLDATHALIDLSPVHILADIARTARETGRPVHIIAEDDRNERRLLDPAPAGGYALDGVWADDFHHQIRVRLNGDRDGYFADFDGAAPSIARALADGWFYSGQRSESRGAPRGTDPAGIAKDRFVVCIQNHDQIGNRAFGDRLHHTVSEGAWRAASALLLLAPETPLLFMGQEWGASSPFQFFTDHYEELGKLVTAGRRREFSRFEAFAGPATRERIPDPQSAVTFERSKLDWSEIGREPHAGLLAYCRALLAIRAGLAEPLRPSALDANTILLEGAVTVVVRLEGAGDAVLPGEWSVKLASDPRIALQAGHVAFPGPGAAVFERSLREPVGA
- a CDS encoding ABC transporter ATP-binding protein; amino-acid sequence: MDERRPVLHIEDLEKIYPMGANSVRALTEVSLDVEAGELIVILGPSGSGKSTLLNILGGLDVPTSGVVRFFDHNLSGAGEAELTRYRREHVGFVFQFYNLIASLTAIENVALVTDIAAKPMAPAEALRLVGLSDRTHHFPAQLSGGEQQRVAIARAIAKRPELLLCDEPTGALDADTGRTVLGAIERIHADLGATTILITHNAAIARMAGRVIRLSGGRVAGIETNATPAHSGEITW